The following are encoded in a window of Solidesulfovibrio magneticus RS-1 genomic DNA:
- a CDS encoding CBS domain-containing protein: MFVADLMTSQLRCLKETDSLADAVAAMQELFIRHIPVLDADGRLAGLVTQRDVLALEHKKDPGTPLRDIMRSDVATVAPDTPLRTAAETMIFHKYGCLPVVAAGNLVGIITETDFLKLAIFPIAPRREG, translated from the coding sequence ATGTTCGTAGCCGACCTCATGACCAGCCAGTTGCGCTGCCTCAAGGAAACCGACAGCCTGGCCGACGCCGTGGCGGCCATGCAGGAACTGTTTATCCGCCACATTCCGGTGCTGGACGCCGACGGCCGGCTGGCCGGACTGGTCACCCAGCGCGACGTCCTGGCTCTGGAGCACAAAAAGGACCCGGGCACGCCGCTTCGCGACATCATGCGCAGCGACGTCGCCACGGTGGCCCCGGACACGCCCCTGCGCACGGCGGCCGAGACCATGATTTTCCACAAGTACGGCTGCCTGCCCGTGGTCGCCGCGGGCAATCTCGTCGGCATCATCACGGAAACCGATTTTTTGAAGCTCGCCATTTTTCCCATCGCGCCCCGGCGCGAGGGATAG
- a CDS encoding putative bifunctional diguanylate cyclase/phosphodiesterase, whose protein sequence is MSASHQKLACRGEAAVDNGLNGRPPRLLIVEDERVVALDLKNILRRLGYTLAGVTASGVEAVELCESLRPDLVLMDIFLGGEMDGVEAACVIQTECDIPVIYLTSHTDQVTLQRAKRTAPYGYVLKPVDENWLRTAVEVALFKHHTEQELRRSEKRYRELFSAMLNAFLLLRHCPGSSQGQDDFEILGANPAFERATSLSNDEIVGHTLRQTLPGIEPFWIDTLAAVAATGRPVRFENYLSDLNMYFLAQAYSPQPGQVAVALEDVTERKRGEERLRYRTFHDALTGLPNRALCLDRIARAIERAKRRSNYIYALLFLDLDRFKLVNDSLGHLVGDGLLRRVADRLRREVRQLDTVARVGGDEFVVLLEEIASPGDALRIVKAVRERLRVPFVVDGRQIYVTASLGVVLGPADYERPEELLQNAAIAMNAARSAGCGRVRVFDWSMRERAERVMDLETNLREGLVRDEFVLHYQPILDLATRRLRGVEALVRWRRVDGELVPPGEFIPAAEQSGLIIPLGAVVLTEACRALARWRAGSLGDSPFFMAVNLSARQFTQPDLVKQVVTALRREAMAPADLKLEITESVLMEHPESAMLKLRGLRELGVSIGIDDFGTGYSSLSYLQRFPIDTLKVDRAFVSGMEEQGNRVIVRSVVSLAHNLGYDVVAEGIETAAQLDDLSRLGCDMGQGFLFARPMEESGIVALLDRQDPPALT, encoded by the coding sequence GTGAGCGCCTCGCACCAAAAACTCGCCTGTCGCGGCGAGGCTGCCGTGGATAACGGCCTAAACGGCCGTCCGCCCCGTCTGCTCATCGTCGAGGACGAGCGCGTGGTGGCCCTGGACCTGAAAAACATTTTGCGTCGCCTGGGCTATACCCTGGCCGGGGTCACGGCTTCCGGGGTCGAGGCCGTGGAACTGTGCGAGTCTCTTCGCCCGGATCTCGTGCTCATGGACATCTTTCTGGGCGGGGAAATGGACGGCGTGGAAGCCGCCTGCGTCATCCAGACCGAGTGCGACATCCCGGTCATCTACCTCACCTCCCATACCGACCAGGTGACCCTGCAGCGGGCCAAGCGCACCGCGCCTTACGGCTACGTGCTCAAGCCCGTGGACGAGAACTGGCTGCGCACGGCCGTGGAAGTGGCGCTTTTCAAGCACCACACCGAGCAGGAACTGCGGCGCAGCGAAAAGCGCTACCGCGAGCTTTTCAGCGCCATGTTAAACGCCTTTTTGCTGCTGCGCCATTGCCCCGGGAGCAGCCAGGGCCAGGACGATTTCGAGATCCTCGGGGCCAACCCGGCCTTTGAGCGGGCCACCTCGCTTTCCAACGACGAGATCGTCGGCCACACCCTGCGCCAGACCCTGCCCGGCATCGAGCCCTTCTGGATCGACACCCTGGCCGCCGTGGCCGCCACCGGCCGGCCGGTGCGGTTCGAGAACTACCTGTCCGACCTCAACATGTATTTCCTGGCCCAGGCCTACAGCCCCCAGCCCGGACAGGTGGCCGTGGCCCTGGAAGACGTCACCGAGCGCAAGCGCGGCGAGGAACGGCTGCGTTACCGCACCTTCCACGATGCCCTGACCGGCTTGCCCAACCGGGCGCTGTGCCTGGACCGCATCGCCCGGGCCATCGAACGGGCCAAGCGCCGCTCCAACTACATTTACGCTTTGCTCTTTCTCGACCTCGACCGGTTCAAGCTCGTCAATGACAGCCTGGGGCATCTGGTCGGCGACGGCCTGCTGCGCCGGGTGGCCGACCGGCTGCGCCGGGAGGTGCGCCAGCTCGACACCGTGGCCCGGGTGGGCGGGGACGAGTTCGTGGTGCTGCTGGAGGAAATCGCCTCCCCGGGCGACGCCCTGCGCATCGTCAAGGCCGTGCGCGAACGCCTGCGCGTGCCTTTCGTGGTGGACGGTCGGCAGATCTACGTCACGGCCAGCCTGGGCGTAGTGCTTGGGCCGGCCGACTACGAACGCCCCGAGGAGCTGTTGCAAAACGCGGCTATCGCCATGAACGCGGCCCGGTCGGCCGGTTGCGGCCGGGTGCGGGTGTTCGACTGGTCCATGCGCGAGCGGGCCGAGCGGGTCATGGACCTGGAGACCAACCTGCGGGAGGGCTTGGTTCGCGACGAATTCGTGCTGCACTACCAGCCCATCCTGGACCTGGCCACCAGACGCCTGCGCGGGGTGGAGGCCCTGGTACGCTGGCGGCGGGTGGACGGAGAGCTGGTCCCGCCTGGGGAGTTCATCCCGGCCGCCGAACAAAGCGGGCTGATTATTCCCCTGGGGGCGGTGGTCCTGACCGAGGCCTGCCGGGCTTTGGCCCGCTGGCGGGCCGGCAGCCTGGGAGACAGTCCCTTTTTCATGGCCGTCAACCTCTCGGCCCGGCAGTTCACCCAGCCCGATCTGGTCAAGCAGGTGGTCACGGCGTTGCGCCGGGAAGCCATGGCCCCGGCCGATCTCAAGCTCGAAATCACCGAAAGCGTGCTCATGGAGCACCCGGAATCGGCCATGCTGAAGCTCCGTGGACTGCGGGAACTGGGCGTTTCCATCGGCATCGACGACTTCGGCACCGGCTATTCGTCCCTGTCCTATCTCCAGCGCTTTCCCATCGACACCCTCAAGGTGGACCGGGCCTTTGTCTCGGGCATGGAAGAGCAGGGCAACAGGGTCATCGTGCGCTCGGTGGTGAGCCTGGCCCACAACCTGGGCTACGACGTGGTGGCCGAGGGCATCGAGACGGCGGCCCAACTGGACGACCTGTCGCGGCTTGGCTGCGACATGGGCCAGGGGTTCCTTTTTGCCCGGCCCATGGAGGAGTCGGGCATCGTGGCGCTGCTGGACCGGCAGGACCCGCCCGCCTTGACTTGA
- the wrbA gene encoding NAD(P)H:quinone oxidoreductase: MNVLIVYYSLYGHVAAMAQAVAEGVHQVPGMTATLRRVPETLSEEVIGKMGATEAQKALSHVPACTLEELEDADAIVFGTPTRFGNMCGQMRQFLDATGQIWMRGGLVGKPGGVFCSTATQHGGQETTLMSFIQTLLHHGMIVVGLPYSFAGQMRLDEVTGGSPYGATTIAGGDGSRMPSENELDAARFQGRHIADVTRRLRA; this comes from the coding sequence ATGAACGTGCTGATTGTCTACTACTCACTCTATGGCCATGTGGCGGCCATGGCCCAGGCCGTGGCCGAAGGCGTGCATCAGGTTCCGGGCATGACCGCGACCCTGCGCCGGGTTCCCGAGACCCTTTCCGAGGAGGTCATCGGGAAAATGGGCGCGACCGAGGCCCAAAAGGCCCTGTCCCATGTGCCGGCCTGCACGCTGGAGGAGCTGGAGGACGCCGACGCCATCGTCTTTGGCACCCCCACCCGCTTTGGCAACATGTGCGGCCAGATGCGCCAGTTCCTGGACGCCACCGGCCAGATCTGGATGCGCGGGGGCCTGGTCGGCAAGCCCGGCGGCGTTTTTTGCTCCACGGCCACCCAGCACGGCGGCCAGGAGACGACGCTGATGTCGTTTATCCAGACCCTGCTCCACCACGGCATGATCGTGGTCGGCCTGCCGTATTCCTTTGCCGGCCAGATGCGCCTTGACGAGGTGACGGGCGGCTCGCCGTATGGCGCGACCACCATCGCCGGCGGCGACGGTTCGCGCATGCCCAGCGAAAACGAGCTTGACGCGGCCCGTTTCCAGGGGCGGCACATCGCCGACGTGACTCGCCGGTTGCGCGCTTAG
- a CDS encoding ABC transporter transmembrane domain-containing protein — translation MQTALTCLKAVADAYGLTFDPAAAADRLGLGAAEPDLDVLLALASGAGLTARVEQLDVPAMAALGRFPLLCVLSNGNSVVVLGVRDTSEGLVARVADPLAQTPGSFEVDQESFEKSHGGVTVVAIPTLARAGLRALALIGRHHGLPLAHETLAAQHGFDAAEPTPTELCAVAAASGLKAELRRLAPAELPLLAGAYPVLLFMRDGAALVAAGCRQEDGRAVLDVVDPTRLPPSRDPLPVADLAGRWDGQTLLLKRKRRLTDENQPFGLTWFVPEILRCRKEFTDAAVAAFMLYALALAMPIYFQIVIDKVLTHKGLATLQVLSFGMLCALAFEAGFSYLRGIVLLHAAARIDVRVAARTFARLTALPLRFFGHSRVGVLIQHMQQADKIREFLSGKLFFTLLDGAALVVFIPVLFLYSVPLTFLVLALSLALGLLLAVIIPFFRKRLAALYAAEGERQSYLVETIRGMETVKALSLEPSRRRGWEDAAARAVAMRFGVGKIGNAATAGVGFLEKVMILCIPWIGVSLVFDGSLSVGALIAFQMLAGRVTQPLVQFVSLLQEYQEKALAVDMLAAIMNEPPERAGSGEGLRPTLVGEVVLDHVTFRYGQTADAPAALSGVSARFAAGAMIGVAGRSGSGKSTLARLLQGLYLPTDGSLRLDGHDLRELDLAHVRRQIGVVLQESFLFTGTVRDNIAMARPTAALEEVVWAARLAGAEEFIRRLPRGYDTPLEENGSNLSGGQRQRLAIARALLANPRILILDEATSALDAESEAIVQDNMARIGRQRTTIVISHRLSMLAGADAILVLDAGRAVDFAPHAELLKRCAVYRDLWNSQNRHVAAGGGTPQVR, via the coding sequence ATGCAGACAGCGCTGACCTGCCTCAAGGCCGTGGCCGACGCCTACGGCCTGACCTTCGACCCGGCCGCCGCCGCCGACCGTCTCGGCCTTGGCGCGGCCGAGCCGGACCTCGACGTCCTGCTCGCCCTGGCTTCCGGCGCGGGGCTTACCGCCCGCGTCGAACAGCTGGACGTCCCGGCCATGGCCGCCCTGGGCCGTTTTCCGCTCCTGTGCGTGCTTTCCAACGGCAACAGCGTGGTGGTGCTGGGCGTACGCGACACGTCAGAGGGCCTCGTCGCCCGCGTGGCCGACCCCCTGGCCCAGACCCCAGGCTCCTTTGAGGTCGACCAGGAAAGTTTCGAGAAAAGCCACGGCGGCGTCACCGTCGTCGCCATCCCGACCCTGGCCCGGGCCGGGCTGCGCGCCCTGGCCCTTATAGGCCGCCACCACGGCCTGCCCCTGGCCCACGAAACCCTGGCTGCCCAGCACGGTTTCGACGCCGCCGAACCCACGCCAACCGAGCTTTGCGCCGTGGCCGCCGCCTCGGGCCTCAAAGCCGAGCTGCGCCGCCTGGCCCCGGCCGAGCTGCCGCTTTTGGCCGGAGCCTATCCGGTGCTCCTTTTTATGCGCGACGGCGCGGCCCTGGTCGCCGCCGGCTGCCGCCAGGAAGACGGCCGGGCCGTCCTGGACGTGGTGGACCCGACAAGGCTCCCGCCCAGCCGCGATCCCCTGCCCGTGGCCGATCTGGCCGGGCGTTGGGACGGGCAAACGCTCCTTCTCAAACGCAAACGCCGCCTCACCGACGAGAACCAACCCTTTGGCCTGACCTGGTTCGTCCCGGAAATTCTGCGCTGCCGCAAGGAATTTACCGACGCCGCCGTGGCCGCCTTCATGCTCTACGCCTTGGCCCTGGCCATGCCGATCTATTTCCAGATCGTCATCGACAAGGTGCTCACCCACAAGGGGCTGGCCACCCTGCAGGTCTTAAGCTTCGGGATGCTTTGCGCCCTGGCCTTCGAGGCCGGCTTTTCCTACCTGCGCGGCATCGTGCTGCTCCACGCCGCCGCCCGCATCGACGTGCGCGTGGCTGCCCGCACCTTTGCCCGCTTAACCGCCCTGCCCCTGCGGTTTTTCGGCCACAGCCGGGTGGGCGTGCTCATCCAGCACATGCAGCAGGCCGACAAGATTCGGGAATTTTTAAGCGGCAAGCTCTTTTTCACGCTCCTTGACGGCGCGGCCCTGGTGGTCTTCATCCCGGTCCTTTTTCTCTACAGCGTGCCGCTGACCTTCCTGGTGCTGGCGTTAAGCCTCGCCCTGGGGCTGCTTTTGGCCGTCATCATTCCCTTTTTCCGAAAGCGCTTGGCCGCCCTCTACGCCGCCGAGGGCGAACGCCAGTCCTATCTGGTCGAGACCATCCGGGGCATGGAGACGGTCAAGGCCCTGTCCCTGGAGCCGTCCCGGCGGCGCGGCTGGGAAGACGCCGCCGCCCGGGCCGTGGCCATGCGCTTTGGCGTGGGCAAGATCGGCAACGCGGCCACGGCCGGGGTCGGGTTCCTCGAAAAAGTCATGATCCTGTGCATCCCCTGGATCGGCGTGTCGCTGGTCTTCGACGGCAGCCTGTCCGTGGGGGCGCTCATTGCCTTCCAGATGCTGGCCGGCCGCGTCACCCAGCCCCTGGTGCAGTTTGTTTCGCTGCTCCAGGAATATCAGGAAAAGGCCCTGGCCGTGGACATGCTGGCCGCCATCATGAACGAGCCGCCCGAGCGGGCCGGCTCGGGCGAAGGCCTGCGCCCGACCCTGGTTGGCGAGGTGGTCCTCGACCACGTCACCTTCCGCTACGGCCAGACTGCCGACGCGCCGGCCGCCCTGTCCGGCGTGTCGGCCCGGTTCGCCGCCGGCGCCATGATCGGCGTGGCCGGCCGCAGCGGCTCGGGCAAATCGACGCTCGCCCGGCTGCTCCAGGGCCTGTACCTGCCCACCGACGGGAGCCTTCGCCTGGACGGCCACGACCTGCGCGAACTGGACCTCGCCCACGTGCGCCGCCAGATCGGCGTGGTCCTGCAGGAAAGCTTTCTTTTTACCGGCACGGTGCGCGACAACATCGCCATGGCCCGGCCCACGGCCGCCCTGGAGGAAGTCGTCTGGGCGGCTCGCTTGGCCGGAGCCGAGGAATTCATCCGGCGGCTGCCGCGCGGCTACGACACGCCCCTTGAGGAAAACGGCTCCAACCTGTCCGGCGGCCAGCGCCAACGCCTGGCCATCGCCCGGGCGCTTTTGGCCAATCCGCGCATCCTCATCCTCGACGAAGCCACCAGTGCGCTTGACGCCGAATCCGAAGCCATCGTCCAGGACAACATGGCCCGCATCGGCCGCCAACGCACCACCATCGTCATCAGCCACCGCCTGTCCATGCTGGCCGGTGCCGACGCCATCCTTGTCCTCGACGCCGGCCGGGCCGTGGATTTCGCGCCCCACGCCGAACTGCTCAAACGCTGCGCCGTCTACCGCGACCTCTGGAACAGCCAGAATCGGCATGTGGCGGCCGGCGGCGGGACGCCGCAGGTGCGGTGA
- the trmFO gene encoding methylenetetrahydrofolate--tRNA-(uracil(54)-C(5))-methyltransferase (FADH(2)-oxidizing) TrmFO has translation MAIGIIGGGLAGCECALALARAGVASTIFECKPALYSPAHVLPGLAELVCSNSLRSDEPVTAVGLLKVEMAELGSAVIAAARETAVPAGKALAVDRDRFSENMTARIEAEPLVTLVRREIMGLSDPALAGFEAVVVAAGPLASDRMAASLLETIGGEGLYFYDAIAPIVTTESVDMDKAFWASRWQDGEGDYLNCPMDKDEYLAFWNALLTARKVPSREFEKEIHFEGCLPIEAMAERGERTLTFGPMKPVGLTDPRTGRWPYAVVQLRPENVARSTMNLVGFQTKLVYGEQERVFRMIPALHAAEFTRLGSIHRNTFVNAPKVLNERLELVARPGVYLAGQITGVEGYVESAACGLWLGTQLGARLARGEELPPPPVVTALGALLNHLRTPAKKFQPSNVNFGLTPPLEEKMKKANRKMAYPERARKAWGEWFVRP, from the coding sequence ATGGCTATTGGTATTATTGGCGGGGGGTTGGCCGGGTGCGAATGCGCTTTGGCCTTGGCTCGGGCCGGCGTCGCTTCGACCATCTTCGAGTGCAAGCCGGCGCTGTATTCTCCGGCCCATGTGCTTCCCGGGCTGGCCGAACTCGTGTGCTCCAACTCCCTGCGCTCCGACGAGCCGGTGACGGCCGTGGGCCTGCTCAAGGTCGAGATGGCCGAGCTTGGCAGCGCGGTCATCGCCGCCGCCCGGGAAACCGCCGTGCCGGCCGGCAAGGCCCTGGCCGTGGACCGCGACCGCTTCAGCGAGAACATGACCGCCCGCATCGAGGCCGAGCCGCTGGTGACCCTTGTGCGCCGCGAAATCATGGGCCTTTCCGACCCGGCCCTGGCCGGTTTCGAGGCCGTCGTGGTGGCGGCCGGCCCCCTGGCCTCGGACCGGATGGCGGCCAGCTTGCTCGAAACCATCGGCGGCGAGGGGCTCTATTTCTACGACGCCATCGCCCCCATCGTGACCACCGAATCCGTGGACATGGACAAGGCCTTCTGGGCCTCGCGCTGGCAGGACGGCGAAGGCGACTACCTCAACTGCCCCATGGATAAAGACGAATACCTGGCTTTCTGGAACGCCCTTTTGACCGCCCGCAAGGTGCCCAGCCGCGAATTCGAGAAGGAAATCCATTTCGAGGGCTGCCTGCCCATCGAGGCCATGGCCGAGCGCGGCGAGCGCACCCTGACCTTTGGCCCCATGAAGCCCGTGGGCCTCACCGATCCACGCACCGGCCGCTGGCCCTATGCCGTGGTGCAGCTGCGTCCGGAAAACGTGGCCCGCTCCACCATGAATCTGGTGGGGTTCCAGACCAAGCTGGTCTACGGCGAACAGGAGCGGGTGTTTCGCATGATCCCGGCCCTGCACGCCGCCGAGTTCACGCGCCTGGGCAGCATCCACCGCAACACCTTTGTCAACGCGCCTAAGGTGTTAAACGAGCGCCTGGAGCTTGTCGCCCGGCCGGGCGTCTATCTGGCCGGCCAGATTACCGGGGTGGAGGGCTATGTGGAGTCGGCGGCCTGCGGCCTGTGGCTGGGAACCCAGCTCGGGGCGAGGCTGGCGCGCGGCGAGGAACTGCCGCCGCCGCCGGTGGTCACGGCCCTGGGGGCGCTCCTGAACCATTTGCGCACCCCGGCCAAGAAATTCCAGCCCAGCAACGTCAATTTCGGGCTGACGCCGCCCCTGGAAGAGAAAATGAAAAAGGCCAACCGCAAGATGGCCTATCCCGAGCGGGCCCGCAAAGCCTGGGGGGAGTGGTTCGTGCGTCCGTGA
- the lhgO gene encoding L-2-hydroxyglutarate oxidase has translation MQHFDFIIAGAGIVGLTTAYEIVHRAPSARVAVVEKEDAPGRHASGRNSGVLHCGLYYGSDTLKAQVCAVGGRAMKDFADAHGIPWRNTGKVLVATEPDQLPAVERLMQNAADNAIRAERIDNKTLLALEPAAPPHAVAAIHCPDTSVIDAKAVLETLRRLLAEGGVRFYFQRRVLGPAADGSLQTTSGPIRGGFLFNCCGAYADVLAKACNFARQYVLVPFKGIYWKLSPQKNHLVRGNIYPVPDPAMPFLGVHFTRGISGEVYVGPTAIPALGRENYGLVSGAKWGEAATILGRLARLYLADRSNFRLLAHTEIRKYSKRFFHQCARRLFPGLEMDDLVPTTKAGIRPQLVSVAAKRLEMDYILEGDGNSLHVLNAISPAFTGSFAFARMIVDRSGAL, from the coding sequence ATGCAACACTTCGACTTCATCATCGCCGGGGCCGGCATCGTCGGCCTGACCACGGCCTACGAAATAGTGCACCGCGCCCCGTCGGCCCGGGTGGCCGTGGTGGAAAAGGAAGACGCCCCGGGACGCCATGCCAGCGGCCGCAACAGCGGCGTGCTGCACTGCGGCCTGTACTACGGCAGCGACACCTTAAAGGCCCAGGTCTGCGCCGTCGGCGGGCGGGCCATGAAGGATTTTGCCGACGCCCATGGCATCCCCTGGCGAAATACCGGCAAGGTGCTGGTGGCCACCGAGCCGGACCAGCTGCCGGCCGTGGAGCGGCTTATGCAAAACGCCGCCGACAACGCCATACGGGCCGAGCGCATCGACAACAAAACCCTGCTTGCCCTGGAGCCGGCCGCGCCGCCCCACGCCGTGGCCGCCATCCATTGCCCGGACACGTCGGTCATCGACGCCAAGGCCGTGCTGGAGACCCTGCGCCGCTTGCTCGCCGAGGGCGGCGTGCGGTTTTACTTCCAGCGGCGCGTCCTTGGCCCGGCCGCCGACGGGTCGCTGCAAACCACCAGCGGCCCCATCCGGGGCGGCTTTCTCTTCAACTGCTGCGGCGCCTACGCCGACGTGCTGGCCAAGGCTTGCAACTTTGCCCGGCAATACGTGCTCGTTCCGTTCAAGGGCATCTACTGGAAGCTCTCACCCCAGAAAAATCACCTGGTGCGCGGCAACATCTACCCCGTGCCCGACCCGGCCATGCCGTTTCTGGGCGTGCATTTCACGCGCGGCATAAGCGGCGAGGTCTACGTGGGGCCAACAGCCATCCCGGCCCTGGGCCGCGAGAACTACGGGCTGGTCTCCGGCGCGAAATGGGGCGAGGCCGCGACCATTCTCGGCCGCCTGGCCCGGCTGTATCTCGCCGACCGCAGCAACTTCCGGCTCCTGGCCCACACGGAGATACGCAAATACTCCAAGCGGTTCTTTCACCAATGCGCCCGCCGCCTCTTTCCCGGGCTGGAAATGGACGATCTCGTGCCCACCACCAAGGCGGGCATCCGGCCCCAGCTCGTGAGCGTCGCCGCCAAGCGCCTGGAAATGGACTACATCCTGGAAGGCGACGGCAATTCCCTGCACGTGCTCAACGCCATTTCCCCGGCCTTCACCGGCAGCTTCGCCTTTGCCCGGATGATCGTTGACCGCAGCGGCGCGCTGTAG
- a CDS encoding D-glycero-alpha-D-manno-heptose-1,7-bisphosphate 7-phosphatase — translation MMKKGRPAVFFDRDGVLNHDAGYVHTPEAFVWTDEAVAAVRHVNDAGWLAFVVTNQSGIARGYYGPGNVARLHRWMQDELGRHGAHIDAYYYCPHHVDGLIAELAVECSCRKPQPGMLLAAMDDWGVDRERSLLIGDKPSDLEAARRAGIRGYLFQGGSLLRLVREAIEAAGPPVGES, via the coding sequence ATGATGAAAAAAGGCCGACCGGCCGTCTTTTTTGACCGCGACGGCGTGCTCAATCACGACGCCGGCTACGTGCACACCCCCGAGGCCTTTGTCTGGACCGACGAGGCCGTGGCCGCCGTCCGCCACGTCAACGACGCCGGCTGGCTGGCCTTTGTCGTCACAAACCAGTCCGGCATCGCCCGGGGCTACTACGGCCCCGGGAACGTCGCCCGTCTGCACCGGTGGATGCAGGACGAGCTGGGCCGCCACGGGGCACACATCGACGCCTATTACTACTGCCCGCACCATGTGGACGGCCTCATAGCCGAACTGGCCGTGGAGTGCTCCTGCCGCAAACCCCAGCCGGGGATGCTCCTGGCGGCCATGGACGATTGGGGGGTGGACCGGGAGCGCAGCCTGCTCATCGGCGACAAGCCGTCCGACCTCGAAGCCGCCCGGCGGGCCGGCATCCGGGGTTATTTGTTCCAGGGCGGCAGCCTGCTGCGTTTGGTTCGGGAAGCCATTGAAGCTGCCGGGCCGCCGGTCGGCGAAAGCTGA
- the murB gene encoding UDP-N-acetylmuramate dehydrogenase — protein sequence MSVVRFSPTWLTEDNSYRVRAWAEACFFPETADDLVAALRQSVGVRVVLLGHGCNVLLSRDHYDSSFHFIATSRLEPALVVAGDSLLAGAGARLRDVCRLAARCGLSGLERLWDIPGSIGGAAHMNAGAYGASFYDVVESVDVYDPGAGQRAVLSREQCRPAYRMTAFQGTDTVILGVALQLTPADPAAVLAEMGRIGKLRRSRLPYDFPSAGSVFRRPDGAPPVGQIVEEAGLKGFRIGGAQISPRHAGIIVNAGGATGADILAVIEVMRRAAWQRYGVELVLEQVVV from the coding sequence ATGAGCGTTGTCCGCTTCAGCCCGACCTGGCTCACCGAAGACAATTCCTATCGCGTGCGCGCCTGGGCCGAGGCCTGTTTCTTTCCCGAAACAGCAGACGATCTGGTTGCAGCCTTGCGGCAGTCCGTTGGAGTCCGGGTCGTGCTCCTCGGCCATGGCTGCAACGTCCTACTTTCCCGGGATCATTACGACAGTTCCTTCCATTTTATCGCCACGTCCCGTCTGGAGCCGGCCCTTGTCGTTGCAGGAGACAGCTTGCTGGCCGGGGCCGGGGCGCGGCTTCGTGACGTCTGCCGGCTGGCGGCCCGCTGCGGCCTGTCCGGGCTGGAGCGGCTGTGGGACATTCCCGGCAGCATCGGCGGCGCGGCCCACATGAACGCCGGCGCCTATGGCGCGTCCTTTTATGACGTGGTGGAGTCGGTGGACGTCTATGACCCGGGCGCCGGGCAACGCGCGGTCCTGTCCCGGGAACAGTGCCGGCCGGCCTACCGGATGACGGCCTTCCAGGGCACGGACACGGTGATCCTGGGGGTGGCCCTTCAGCTCACGCCGGCCGATCCGGCCGCCGTCCTGGCCGAGATGGGGCGCATCGGGAAGCTGCGGCGCTCCCGGCTGCCCTACGACTTTCCCAGCGCCGGCAGCGTGTTTCGCCGGCCCGACGGCGCGCCGCCGGTGGGGCAGATCGTGGAAGAAGCGGGGCTCAAGGGCTTTCGGATCGGCGGCGCGCAGATTTCGCCGCGCCACGCCGGCATCATCGTTAACGCCGGCGGCGCGACCGGAGCCGACATCCTGGCCGTCATCGAGGTCATGCGGCGCGCGGCCTGGCAGCGCTACGGCGTGGAGCTGGTTTTGGAGCAGGTGGTGGTGTGA
- a CDS encoding cyclic nucleotide-binding domain-containing protein: MEEREITISERVLGLVRRMPAFADLSDGQIIALFADKGLRYREYRPGETIIREGDHDSWVYYLISGQARVLAQEAQVARLADYGDIFGEMGPLRGRPRNASVVADSPVSCLAIDLSILDRLPPDERRAASRLFEELITDVVHDRLSRANLDAAALRRDLAMAASALAGVNARVRDLERRILELTRENQELRRQCGR, encoded by the coding sequence ATGGAAGAACGCGAAATCACCATCTCCGAACGGGTGCTGGGGCTTGTGCGCCGGATGCCCGCCTTCGCCGACCTGTCCGACGGCCAGATCATCGCCCTTTTCGCCGACAAGGGGCTGCGTTACCGCGAATACCGTCCCGGCGAGACCATCATCCGCGAGGGCGACCACGACAGCTGGGTCTACTACCTCATCTCGGGCCAGGCCCGGGTGCTGGCCCAGGAGGCGCAGGTTGCCCGGTTGGCCGATTACGGCGACATCTTCGGCGAGATGGGGCCGCTGCGGGGCCGGCCGCGCAACGCTTCGGTGGTGGCCGACTCCCCCGTGTCCTGCCTGGCCATCGATCTTTCCATCCTCGACCGCCTGCCCCCGGACGAACGCCGAGCGGCCAGCCGGCTTTTCGAGGAGCTCATCACCGACGTGGTCCACGACCGCCTGTCCCGGGCCAACCTCGACGCCGCCGCCCTGCGCCGCGATCTGGCCATGGCCGCCTCGGCCCTGGCCGGCGTCAACGCCAGGGTGCGCGACCTGGAACGCCGCATCCTGGAACTGACCCGGGAAAACCAGGAACTGCGCCGCCAGTGCGGCAGGTAG